In the Thermogemmatispora onikobensis genome, ATCTTGGTATCCTCAAGCAGAGCACGGGGCCAGTCAGTTGGCAGGAGCCTTCACTCCTGGGCCGGGCCCTCTCCCAAAGCGGAGGAGTGGGACGAAGATGGCGAGGGGGAAATGCGCCCCCAGCGCTCCAACCAGCGCTGTACCAGGCGATTGGTGCGTATCCGCTCTTCATCGATGGGACCAGGGCGCCGATCTTTACCCGAGGAGACGGTCAGACGATGAAGCCACTCAGGCAGCTCAAGTTCCTGCAACTTCACTGGCCATCCCAGCTGAGCCAGGCTCTCCTGATGAGGAGCAGAAAGCCCACCACCACGCTGCTCTGGGCCTGCAGCAGGCAACGGTGCCTGCGTAGGGGCAGGAGCAGGGACAGGAGCAGGAGCAGGGGTAGGGGCAGGAGCAGGGCCAAGGCTTCCAGTGACCTCGCTCGTGTGATGCCTTGGCCAGGCTCTCGCACCACTAGAGGAGGGCGGCGGCGAGGGCGGCGAGAGATTCACACGCGCCTGCTGACCCTGCTGCTGCCCTTCCTCCTCTAGCGCGCTCAGCAGAAGACGCACGAGCTGATTCTCTGGCCGCGGCTGCACTCGCTCTAACTGGCCGAGCCGCTCTAGCAAAGCGGCTCGCTCAGCTTCCAGCGCCTCCAGTTTCCGTCTCAGGCTCTGGTCTGTCTCCTGACAGAGTAGCCATTGCTGGTACTGGCCCATCGTACTTGCTCTGCTCACAGCAGTCGCTTGAATGGCACGCGGCTCCCTTCTGCCAAAGTATACCATGCCTGGTCCCCACGAACAAGCGGCACTTTACACGAGACCGTATACTATGTTTAGGTATTTATACCTAGCGATAGGTAAAAATACTGGTACTGGTCCTTGCCCAACAGGACCAGGGCGTGGATAGTCCACAGACCACGGCGGGGGTACCTTTCCAGATGACATATCCAGCAACTCCTCTAGCTCAAGGCTATACAAAAAAAGAATCAGGGATGACGGAGCCTTCTTCAGGATCGCGACCCGTCTTCTTTGCACTGCTGCTAGGGATGGCCCTGATGGCCCTTGGCCTCATCCTTCCCCTGCGCGCGCTCTACTTCTACCAGGCATTTCCCGGCTCGTGGGTAGAACATTGGCTTCTTCTGCCAACGCGCCTGCTTTTCCCCCACCAGCCACCTGTCTCGCCGCGCCATCCCCTGGACGCTCAGGCCCTGCACAATGCTCCGCTCAACTGGCACGACCTGCTCCTGTTCTGGGGAGGTTTGGCGCTGGTCTGCCTGCTCTATCTGCTAGCCCTCCGCGCCTTGCCTCCCTTGATCTCCTACCGCTTTATCCTCTTATCAACGGCTTTCCTCGGTTTCATTTTAGTATTATATCCTGCTCTGACTTCACAAGACGTTTTCTCCTACATTACCTATGCCCGCATAGGCGTAATTTACCATCTCAATCCCCTGACCACCCTCCCCGTTGCCATCTCTGAGGACCCCATCTATCAATACATCTTTTGGACCACTCAACCCTCGGCCTACGGCCCGACCTGGATCGCCTGCACCAGCCTGCTCCAGTGGCTGGCACTACAGCTGCACCACAGCAGCGTCTGGAGCATGGTGCTGCTCCTACGCCTTTTCGGCCTGGCCATGCACCTTGGGGCCACCATTCTTCTGTGGAGCGGCAGCAGCCTGGCGCTTGCGCCGCAGGAGAGCGCCTCTCCGCGCCTTCGCCTGGCCCGTCTCACCGCCACCCTGGCCCTGGCCTGGAATCCTCTCCTTCTTCTGGAAGCCTGTGTCAACGCTCACAACGATGCCACCATTCTCTTCCTGATCATGCTAGCCTGCTGGCTCCTTCTCCGCTGGCAACGCCGCCAGCAAGTGCCCTGGCTGCTGGCGGCCACTCTGGCCCTGGCCCTGGCGGCCTGTCTCAAAATCACCTTCATCGTCATCTTCCCCGGGCTGCTCCTCTTCCTTCTGGCACAGGAGGAGCGGCGCCCTCTCTGGCTGCGCCTGCGTCTACCAGCGGCCATGCTCCTCACGTATGTGAGCTGTATCGTGCTGCTCTATTGGCCATTCTGGCACCACGGCGCCGTGCTGCGCCTCTTCCGGGTCAACCCCAGTGCCTCGATGGCCCGTAATACACTATATGAATTTTTAGTTCATCTTTACGCGACCATTGTCCATATCCGCTTGATCCAGATGAATCCAAATACGGGGTCCCTTCCGGAGAGTGTGGCCCACACGATCGCCAGTTTGCTCTTTATACTCACCTACGCTGGTCTCTGCCTCCACGCCTTACGGCGGCCTGCCTCCATCCGTTCCCTCTCCGCGCTCTTCGGCTGGATGGCCCTGGCCTGGCTTCTCTTCTGCAGTGTTGGCTCTACCTGGTTCTGGCCGTGGTATCTGGTAAGCTGGGTTGGCCTGAGCCTGCTTGCGCTGGTGAGTGGCAAGGGCCGGCCAGCCCTGCTGCGCTCGCGGGCTTTTGCGGTTACTGCGGCCTTCACCGCCTTCTGCATGCTTTCAATCTATGCTGGCTATGTCTGGGGGATGGAGCGCACCGGGCTTCCCTTCTTACCCGGCTTACAAATCAGCTGGCTGCGCGGCCTATGGGGCTGGTCCTTCCTGCTGCTGGTCATTCCGTTGGTACTGACTCAGCGCCGGCGCCAGCAGACCTGGTCAACGCTGGCAGAGCAGCCGCTGCCGCTGGTGAGCCACGGACAAGGGAGCGACAGGCAACAGCGGGGACGTCTGCCAGTCTCCTGAGTTCCAGGCCCGGACGCCGGTGCGCCATCTGTACCTGCGCAGGCGGCGCGCCGGCTCCAGCTCAGTCTGGCCCTGATCGGAGCGGAGCCAGCGAGGGGGGGCCCTGTCAGCTAAGCCAGCCCTTCGCGCTCCAGAGCGCTATTGTGGGAGATGCGCAGGAGAATGCCGATAATAATATAGTTAGCGATCACCGAGCTACCACCGTAGCTCAGGAAGGGCAAGGGAATACCAGTGAGAGGAAGCAGCTTGATATTACCAGCGGCAATAATCAGAGTCTGCAGCGCAAAGATTGAGGTCAGACCCGCTGCCAGGAGCTGGTTAAAGGGGTCGCGAGCTTCCATAGCAATGCGGTAGCCCCGGTAGATCAGCAGCAGATAGAGGCCAATGAGAGCTAGCAAGCCCCCCAGTCCCAACTCCTCACCCAGGGCGGTCAGGACCATATCCGACTCCACTACCGGAACGATCGTCGGATGGCCCAGCCCGAGGCCGGCGCCGAGAATGCCACCGCTGGAGAGGGTGATCAGTCCCTGGACAACCTGGAACCCCTTATTCTCAGCAAAATCCGTCTGGGCCTGGGTCCAGTGTTGCCAGTTCACCACATCAAAGCCAACAACCGCGAAGCGATTACGCACATAGCTGAAGAGGGAATAGCCAATGAAGCCCAGGAGAGCAAACAGCAGCAACCCAAAGAAGACATAGGACTTCTTTTGGGAGCTGAGATAGATCATGCAGAGGAAGAGACTGTAGATCAAGAGGGCCAGCCCTAACTCGCGTACCACCAGGAAGAGGAGCAGAGCAATGCCCAACATCATAAAGACGGGGCCGAGCTGGCGCAACGGGGGCAGGCGGAAAGGGCCAAAGCGCGGCCCTTTGCCAGCCAGAATATCGCGATTCTCGCTCAGGTAGGCCGCGAAGAAGATGACAATGCAGATCTTGAGCAGCTCTGAGGGCTGGAAGGCAAAAGGACCAAGCTTGAGCTGGTCATGCGTTGGGCTGTCGAGATTCTTCACATGGAAGGTATTGACCAGAGTCACGCAGACCAGAAAGAGGCCGAGCACGGCCCAGGTATATTTGTAGCGCTCCAGCCACTGCATGCGCCGCAAGCCGAAGAGGGTGACCATGCACATGATAATGCCCAGGATCACCCAGATCAGCTGCTGCGTCCCCAACGTGGAACGATTGATATCGGGGCCGATGCGCATCGCCATCAGCACCCCCAGGCCGCTGAGCAAGCCCACCAGCGGCAGCAGCATTTGATCGGCCCGCGAGAAAAAGAAGCTCAGCACAATGTTGACTGTCAGAAACAGGGCGATCAGACCCAGAATAGGAATAAGCCCCTGGACCGGCGGCAAATTGCGTGTGCTCAGAGAGGAGGTCTGATCACGATTGGCCAGTAAGAGCTGGGTCATGCCCAGCAGCAAAATCAGAAACGGGATAATGAATAATCCCAGTTCTTTCCAGCGATAGCGAAACGTCATTGCAGCCAGACCTTTCACTGTCAGCAAGTCTCGGCAAACCGGAGCGCGCCGAGCCACACCCAACAGAACCCAGGCGAGCCCATAACCCGCCATCGAACCTGACCAGCCAGCCAGGTCGCAGCCAACCAACCAGCATGCCCTCAACCGACCAACCGAGCCAGCCGGCGAGGATCAGCGAGGGAAGGATTGAGCAGACCCTGCGAGCTAGGGCGTGAGCTTAAAAGAGACCGGCCCGATCTGGATCAGATCACCAGGCCGGGCGGGCAACGGCTCACGGGCCGGTTTGCTATTCAGAAAGGTGCCATTGACGCTACCGGCATCCTGAACATACCAGACGCCATTGCGATACCAGAGCCGTGTATGCTCAGCAGAAATAAAGGGGTAGGGCAACTGGATCGTGTTAGTAGGACCACGCCCAATTGTTGTCTGCGGCATCAGGTCAAAGCGCGTCCCCGGCAGCAGATTGCTGGGACCACTGTCGACTACCACCAGATGCCCAACCACCGGCGGCGTGTGCCCCCCCACCTCACTGCCCATGGCCGCCGTCCTGCGCAGATCACGGGAGATCGTTAGCACAACCTGCATCAAAAAGAGGTAGAGAAGGATGAGCAGCAAGATCCTTAATATCAATAAAAAGACATCCAAAGGCATGAGTCAGTGTCCCTACCTTCGCTCGAAGTAGAAATCGTAGCTTCCAATGGTGAAACGATCACCGCTGCGCAGGGTATGCTGCCGTACCCCGGGCATCCCATTCACCGTGATTCCGTTGGTGCTACCGAGATCGAAGAGCATAAACTGTCCATTGGGCTGATATTTGATTTGCGCATGGTAGCGAGAGACGCGCTTATCTTCCACAATAATATCGTTATTGAGCTGTCTGCCGATATTGACGACTGGCTTCTCGATGCGATAGACCTGCTGGCCCTGGGGCACGCGAATGGTGAGCCAGGCCTGTGGCATTGGGGGGGCAGGGCGTGCTGTAGCCAGGCCACTCATCGACGAGCCGGCGGGGGCGTCGATGCCAGGTAACAATTGGCCAGACTGCAACTGGGCCCGCAGCTGCGCAAGCTGTTCGGCGCTCAGCGCCTGGGTCTCCATCACCTCGCCGTCGACGCTGGGATCGCCAGTCCGATGCTGCCGGTCGACCAGCTCGGCTTCGATGCGCACCAGGCCCGGGCGCAAGGTACTGTCGGCATGGAGGCGCAGCACCGGATTGGAGCGCAGGGTATAGTGTCGTTGGCGAGCCAGATTCACCAGATCCTCCTGCCACTCGCGAACCAGAATCGCCTGGCTGGGAGCGAAACGCTGATGGTCCTTGATACTCAGGTAAATATCGTAGACGTTGGGTGCCAGCAGGCGATCCACCCCCTGGAAGACGTTATCCTCCATCGCCCGCTCCAGCTTGCGAGCCACCTCCACCGGCTCCAGTCGCGAAGGGAAGAGAAAAGCAAACGGCCCCTCGATCAGCCGCTGCATAAAGGCTTCAAACCGTGAGAGTGGATTCTGGCGCGTTTTCACCCTGGCTCACGCTCCCTTTATAGAATCTGCCGAACCTGCTCCACATCGGCGGCCATCTGCGCCTTCAAGGCTTCTATACTGTCAAAACGCCGTTCATCGCGTAATCGGGCGATGAATTCTACGAGAATGCGCTTGCCGTAGAGATCAAGCTCGACATCCAGCAGGTACGCCTCCACCAGTGGGCGCTCGCTGGGGAAATTGGGACGAATCCCGACGCTGACCGCACTCTTATAGACGTGAGGAGAAGAAAACACGTCACACATTCCCGCCTCCTCCTCCACCGCCACCCGCGCCGCGTAGATGCCATTGGCCGGCAGCAGGCGATAGGGTTCCGGCACAAGATTGGCCGTTGGGAATCCCAACAGCCGGCCACGATGATCGCCGTGTACCACGACGCCGCTCAAAAGTAAGGGATGTCCAAGCAGCTCGGCGGCTTCGGCGATGCGACCTGCGCTGACGAGCGCGCGAATCTCGGTACTACTCACGCGCACCCCACGAATCTCCTCCAGCGGGAGCGCGCGGACCACCAGCCCATGCTCTGCGCCATAGCCTTGCAGGAAGGCGATATCTCCCTCACGATTGTGCCCCAGACTGAAGTTTTCGCCTACCACAAGCCCTTTCAGGTTAAAGGCAGCACGCAGCTCATTGAG is a window encoding:
- a CDS encoding glycosyltransferase family 39 protein, with amino-acid sequence MTEPSSGSRPVFFALLLGMALMALGLILPLRALYFYQAFPGSWVEHWLLLPTRLLFPHQPPVSPRHPLDAQALHNAPLNWHDLLLFWGGLALVCLLYLLALRALPPLISYRFILLSTAFLGFILVLYPALTSQDVFSYITYARIGVIYHLNPLTTLPVAISEDPIYQYIFWTTQPSAYGPTWIACTSLLQWLALQLHHSSVWSMVLLLRLFGLAMHLGATILLWSGSSLALAPQESASPRLRLARLTATLALAWNPLLLLEACVNAHNDATILFLIMLACWLLLRWQRRQQVPWLLAATLALALAACLKITFIVIFPGLLLFLLAQEERRPLWLRLRLPAAMLLTYVSCIVLLYWPFWHHGAVLRLFRVNPSASMARNTLYEFLVHLYATIVHIRLIQMNPNTGSLPESVAHTIASLLFILTYAGLCLHALRRPASIRSLSALFGWMALAWLLFCSVGSTWFWPWYLVSWVGLSLLALVSGKGRPALLRSRAFAVTAAFTAFCMLSIYAGYVWGMERTGLPFLPGLQISWLRGLWGWSFLLLVIPLVLTQRRRQQTWSTLAEQPLPLVSHGQGSDRQQRGRLPVS
- a CDS encoding FtsW/RodA/SpoVE family cell cycle protein, coding for MTFRYRWKELGLFIIPFLILLLGMTQLLLANRDQTSSLSTRNLPPVQGLIPILGLIALFLTVNIVLSFFFSRADQMLLPLVGLLSGLGVLMAMRIGPDINRSTLGTQQLIWVILGIIMCMVTLFGLRRMQWLERYKYTWAVLGLFLVCVTLVNTFHVKNLDSPTHDQLKLGPFAFQPSELLKICIVIFFAAYLSENRDILAGKGPRFGPFRLPPLRQLGPVFMMLGIALLLFLVVRELGLALLIYSLFLCMIYLSSQKKSYVFFGLLLFALLGFIGYSLFSYVRNRFAVVGFDVVNWQHWTQAQTDFAENKGFQVVQGLITLSSGGILGAGLGLGHPTIVPVVESDMVLTALGEELGLGGLLALIGLYLLLIYRGYRIAMEARDPFNQLLAAGLTSIFALQTLIIAAGNIKLLPLTGIPLPFLSYGGSSVIANYIIIGILLRISHNSALEREGLA
- a CDS encoding FHA domain-containing protein gives rise to the protein MLLILLYLFLMQVVLTISRDLRRTAAMGSEVGGHTPPVVGHLVVVDSGPSNLLPGTRFDLMPQTTIGRGPTNTIQLPYPFISAEHTRLWYRNGVWYVQDAGSVNGTFLNSKPAREPLPARPGDLIQIGPVSFKLTP
- a CDS encoding FhaA domain-containing protein; protein product: MKTRQNPLSRFEAFMQRLIEGPFAFLFPSRLEPVEVARKLERAMEDNVFQGVDRLLAPNVYDIYLSIKDHQRFAPSQAILVREWQEDLVNLARQRHYTLRSNPVLRLHADSTLRPGLVRIEAELVDRQHRTGDPSVDGEVMETQALSAEQLAQLRAQLQSGQLLPGIDAPAGSSMSGLATARPAPPMPQAWLTIRVPQGQQVYRIEKPVVNIGRQLNNDIIVEDKRVSRYHAQIKYQPNGQFMLFDLGSTNGITVNGMPGVRQHTLRSGDRFTIGSYDFYFERR
- a CDS encoding bifunctional riboflavin kinase/FAD synthetase; translation: MNYQTTVTAQEPIVITIGNFDGIHRGHQRLLHELRALAATLGSKPVLLTFEPHTLAVVRPHVPLQCLTSLEEKLALARRYGGVEDYIVVQFTPQVAAMPARQFLNELRAAFNLKGLVVGENFSLGHNREGDIAFLQGYGAEHGLVVRALPLEEIRGVRVSSTEIRALVSAGRIAEAAELLGHPLLLSGVVVHGDHRGRLLGFPTANLVPEPYRLLPANGIYAARVAVEEEAGMCDVFSSPHVYKSAVSVGIRPNFPSERPLVEAYLLDVELDLYGKRILVEFIARLRDERRFDSIEALKAQMAADVEQVRQIL